One part of the Glycine soja cultivar W05 chromosome 11, ASM419377v2, whole genome shotgun sequence genome encodes these proteins:
- the LOC114374078 gene encoding E3 ubiquitin-protein ligase DA2L-like encodes MGNKLGRRRQVVDEKYTRPQGLYNHKDVDHKKLRKLILESKLAPCYPGDEETAYDREECPICFLYYPSLNRSRCCTKSICTECFLQMKVPNSTRPTQCPFCKTANYAVEYRGVKSKEEKGLEQIEEQRVIEAKIRMRQQELQDEEERMHKRLEMSSSNVNVAVADVEYSSNAVSSSSVSVVENDEIVSSQDSCATSVVRANATTRTNRDDEFDVDLEDIMVMEAIWLSIQENGRRRNLSFVDATSGHYVADGRYVSSVSSVSSVMGPPTGSSSSPSGGLACAIAALAERQQMAGESSMSLTNENMPSFNTLPGSRRFYNRLGRDMANYPPGDNLNEEPLDEAVTMTRSHGEWDMDHGTQLTETATSYTNSVAAEDRGELSSLPRSDDNDGSLQSATEPIVPESFEEQMMLAMAVSLAEARAMSSGQSASWQ; translated from the exons ATGGGTAATAAACTTGGGAGGAGGAGACAAGTGGTAGATGAGAAATATACGAGGCCGCAAGGGTTGTATAATCATAAAGATGTGGATCACAAGAAGCTGAGGAAGCTAATACTAGAATCGAAGTTAGCACCTTGCTATCCCGGAGATGAAGAAACCGCATACGATCGTGAAGAGTGCCCGATTTGCTTTCTG TATTATCCAAGTCTAAACCGATCAAGATGTTGCACAAAGAGCATTTGTACAG agtgctttttgcagatgaaaGTTCCAAATTCAACCCGGCCTACACA ATGTCCCTTCTGCAAAACGGCAAATTATGCTGTGGAGTATCGCGGTGTGAAATCTAAAGAAGAGAAGGGATTGGAACAGATT GAAGAGCAACGTGTTATAGAGGCAAAAATTAGGATGCGGCAGCAGGAACTTcaggatgaagaggaaagaaTGCACAAAAGACTGGAAATGAGCTCCTCGAATGTGAATGTGGCAGTTGCAGATGTTGAATACAGTTCAAATGCAG TGTCTTCATCTTCAGTTTCTGTTgttgaaaatgatgaaattgtTTCTTCTCAAGACTCATGTGCCACATCAGTGGTTAGAGCAAATGCAACCACTAGGACCAATAG AGATGATGAATTTGACGTTGACCTTGAGGACATCATGGTCATGGAAGCAATTTGGCTTTCCATTCAG GAGAATGGCAGGCGGAGAAATTTATCTTTTGTCGATGCTACTTCTGGACACTATGTAGCTGACGGCCGCTATGTTTCATCCGTCTCATCTGTCTCATCCGTCATGGGTCCACCAACGGGATCATCCTCGTCTCCATCTGGGGGTCTCGCTTGTGCCATTGCAGCTCTTGCTGAGCGCCAGCAAATGGCTGGAGAATCATCTATGAGCCTCACCAATGAAAATATGCCATCATTCAACACCCTACCGGGTTCCAGAAGATTTTATAACAGACTTGGTAGGGATATGGCTAATTATCCGCCTGGTGACAACCTCAATGAGGAGCCACTGGATGAAGCTGTGACAATGACTAGGAGTCATGGTGAATGGGACATGGACCATGGGACACAGTTGACTGAAACAGCAACCAGCTATACAAACTCTGTCGCAGCAGAAGATCGTGGTGAACTATCATCTTTGCCACGGTCTGATGACAATGATGGAAGCCTTCAAAGTGCCACAGAACCCATTGTTCCCGAGAGTTTTGAGGAGCAGATGATGCTCGCCATGGCTGTCTCTTTGGCTGAAGCTCGAGCCATGTCAAGTGGACAGAGTGCTTCTTGGCAGTAG
- the LOC114376505 gene encoding interactor of constitutive active ROPs 4-like → MPRSRGSELPQRQSPRGAHQHRTSSSDSDPLHHRPIADRSPKLGDRRSPRGTQSEGLNQKKLGTRIADLESQLGQAQVELKVLKDQLASAEAAKKEAQDELVKKAVQSVVPVVEKLQEKSTSKNAPETNKTESKSQDIIPDDNQQETDVFEVPIEKLTIEFSKPADQSEKETQPSEDSNAPAISKPSVDEHELTLKNDEIALLKTGLEEKGKELESMTNEKENLKNQLNEAVSKVSAAQTKEEEMTLQLNQLREELEASKANGDKLDEKLKSMEARKEGLESEMKKLRVQTEQWRKAADAAAAVLAGGVDMSARIPERCGSMDKHFGGTFETPAGRYNGYVGSPGMADVLDDGFGGGKRKGSGIRMFGDLWKKKSQK, encoded by the exons ATGCCAAGATCAAG GGGGTCAGAGTTGCCTCAAAGGCAGTCTCCACGAGGTGCACATCAACATCGGACATCAAGTTCTGACTCTGATCCATTGCATCATCGGCCGATTGCTGACCGAAGTCCAAAGCTAGGAGATCGGCGTTCCCCCAGAGGTACTCAATCTGAGGGATTAAATCAGAAGAAGCTAGGAACTCGCATTGCAGATTTGGAATCTCAGCTTGGTCAAGCACAAGTAGAGTTGAAAGTTTTAAAGGACCAGCTAGCTTCTGCTGAAGCCGCAAAGAAAGAAGCTCAAGATGAGCTAGTGAAGAAAGCTGTGCAATCAGTAGTGCCAGTGGTAGAGAAGCTCCAAGAGAAATCCACTTCCAAGAATGCTCCAGAGACTAATAAAACTGAAAGCAAATCCCAAGATATTATACCTGATGACAACCAACAAGAGACTGATGTGTTTGAAGTTCCAATTGAGAAGTTGACAATTGAATTCAGCAAACCTGCTGATCAATCAGAAAAGGAAACTCAACCATCTGAAGACTCTAACGCACCAGCAATATCAAAGCCTTCTGTGGATGAACACGAACTAACACTAAAGAATGACGAAATTGCATTGTTGAAAACCGGTTTGGAAGAGAAAGGAAAGGAGTTAGAGTCCATGACTAACGAAAAGGAGAATCTGAAGAACCAACTGAATGAAGCAGTTTCAAAAGTGTCTGCTGCTCAAACCAAGGAAGAAGAAATGACCTTGCAGTTGAACCAACTGAGAGAAGAGTTGGAAGCCAGTAAAGCCAATGGAGACAAGTTGGATGAGAAGTTGAAATCTATGGAAGCAAGAAAGGAGGGGTTGGAGTCAGAGATGAAGAAGCTAAGGGTGCAAACTGAGCAATGGAGAAAAGCAGCAGATGCTGCAGCAGCAGTGCTTGCTGGGGGTGTGGATATGAGTGCAAGGATTCCTGAAAGGTGTGGCTCCATGGATAAGCACTTTGGTGGCACATTTGAGACACCTGCTGGTAGATACAATGGCTATGTGGGGTCTCCCGGTATGGCTGATGTCTTGGATGATGGTTTTGGAGGTGGTAAGAGGAAGGGTTCTGGGATTAGAATGTTTGGTGATTTATGGAAAAAGAAGAGCCAAAAGTGA
- the LOC114376581 gene encoding splicing factor YJU2-like, protein MGERKVLNKYYPPDFDPSKLPRARRPKNQQIKVRMMLPMSIRCNTCGNYIYKGTKFNSRKEDVIGETYLGIQIFRFYFKCTKCSAEVTMKTDPQNSDYIVESGATRNFEPWRAEDEETDKMKEKREAEEMGDAMKSLENRTLDSKREMDILAALDEMKSMKSRHATVSVDEMLEALQRTAADKEKRLEEEDEALIKSVVFHNSDGFVRRIRDEDIETEEELVQFSNGHGETSSSNPKRQKISEDFPSKPTDTLTKASLDDYGKQENSRSGGKLNSLVRISVIKKPVTSDVKSPAEPEQKKEEEDSKTNTTSGLLSLCQNYGSDDED, encoded by the exons CGGACTTTGATCCCTCCAAGCTTCCCAGAGCAAGAAGGCCAAAGAACCAGCAGATCAAGGTCCGCATGATGCTTCCGATGAGCATTCGATGCAACACTTGCGGCAATTACATCTACAAAGGAACCAAGTTCAATTCCAGAAAGGAAGATGTTATTGGCGAg ACATATCTGGGAATTCAAATATTCAGGTTCTACTTTAAATGCACCAAGTGCTCAGCCGAGGTTACCATGAAGACTGATCCGCAGAATTCGGATTATATTGTTGAATCTGGTGCGACCAGAAATTTTGAACCTTGGCGTGCAGAAGATGAAGAAACTGATAAAATGAAGGAGAAGAGGGAAGCTGAAGAGATGGGAGATGCTATGAAATCGTTGGAAAATAGAACCCTGGATTCTAAGAGGGAGATGGACATCCTTGCTGCATTGGATGAGATGAAGTCAATGAAG TCTAGGCATGCAACTGTCAGTGTTGATGAAATGCTGGAGGCTCTGCAGCGCACAGCAGCTGACAAG GAGAAAAGGCTGGAAGAAGAAGACGAAGCTCTGATAAAATCAGTTGTCTTTCAT AATTCAGACGGTTTTGTCAGAAGAATTCGTGATGAAGATATTGAAACAGAGGAGGAATTGGTTCAGTTTTCAAATGGACATGGCGAAACATCCAGTTCTAATCCTAAG AGGCAAAAGATTTCAGAAGATTTTCCAAGCAAACCAACTGACACTTTGACAAAAGCCAGTTTGGATGATTATGGCAAACAAG AAAATTCACGCAGTGGTGGAAAGCTTAATTCTTTAGTGAGGATTTCTGTCATTAAGAAACCAGTGACCTCAGATGTTAAAAGTCCTGCAGAAccagaacaaaagaaagaagaggaagataGTAAAACAAATACTACTAGTGGACTACTATCTTTGTGTCAAAACTATGGAAGTGATGATGAGGACTAG